Proteins encoded by one window of Methanobacterium sp. Maddingley MBC34:
- a CDS encoding acetyltransferase (PFAM: Acetyltransferase (GNAT) family) produces MHLQKMDKKKHDPFQVSELIYEADAETFDFFFGNKKNTSQKIGKLVQEGDNNLGYQQIYVVTNDNQEIMGVMVYSAGEKMGTMNELKVLLRNFNILDSVRFIMIEIIDSIFLSSLKEDDFYYAIVAVDEHFRGQGVGSFILEEGIKLAREKGCKRAVLDVDIENDGALRLYERFGFRKFKERILSLPGWKKGAFNMEYSLKE; encoded by the coding sequence ATGCACCTTCAAAAAATGGATAAAAAGAAGCATGACCCCTTCCAGGTATCAGAACTTATTTACGAAGCTGATGCAGAAACTTTTGATTTTTTCTTTGGTAACAAGAAGAATACTTCACAAAAAATAGGAAAACTAGTACAGGAGGGGGATAATAACCTGGGTTACCAGCAGATCTACGTGGTAACCAATGACAACCAGGAAATAATGGGAGTTATGGTGTATTCTGCTGGGGAAAAAATGGGAACTATGAATGAATTAAAGGTTCTATTGCGTAATTTCAACATCCTTGACTCTGTAAGATTCATAATGATTGAAATAATTGACAGTATTTTCTTATCTAGTCTGAAAGAGGATGACTTTTATTACGCCATAGTAGCTGTAGATGAACACTTCCGAGGACAGGGAGTAGGTTCCTTTATCCTGGAAGAAGGAATAAAACTGGCCAGGGAAAAAGGATGTAAAAGAGCAGTACTAGATGTTGACATTGAAAATGATGGCGCTTTAAGGCTTTACGAGCGGTTTGGTTTTAGGAAATTTAAGGAAAGAATTTTATCTCTCCCGGGGTGGAAAAAGGGAGCTTTTAATATGGAATACTCCCTGAAAGAATAG
- a CDS encoding putative transcriptional regulator (PFAM: Sugar-specific transcriptional regulator TrmB) — protein sequence MTEISNNLVESLKTMGLTEYEAKVYSALVLFDRTEVKQVYEYLKMPKPSVYQILKQLMDKGLVQVVSSKPAIYRATPPKIALRHLTEVHKSAEEQALKELEDLEKNPMETEDSDIIWTLFGSSNVEHSMEELMCKARESMKLILPEEYLYFLSFVRGKELDIELLMFVKDASIAERYELKNLNVHNAYGLDVADFGVIPKYFTEIPLPPEQYSKFILISIDDKEFMYIPPFPGKTKSGVTSKNPYLIVLVGILFGVVWEHTPEVPLK from the coding sequence ATGACTGAAATATCAAACAACCTGGTTGAGTCTCTGAAGACCATGGGGCTTACTGAGTACGAGGCAAAGGTGTACTCTGCTCTGGTACTGTTTGACCGGACAGAGGTCAAACAGGTTTATGAATACCTTAAAATGCCTAAACCCAGTGTGTATCAGATCTTGAAACAGTTAATGGATAAAGGTCTGGTGCAGGTAGTTAGTTCTAAACCTGCTATTTATCGGGCCACTCCTCCGAAGATAGCTCTCCGACACCTTACTGAAGTTCATAAAAGTGCAGAAGAACAAGCCTTGAAAGAGTTGGAAGATCTAGAAAAAAACCCCATGGAAACTGAAGATTCGGATATTATATGGACTCTTTTTGGTAGCAGTAACGTTGAACACAGCATGGAAGAGTTAATGTGCAAGGCTCGAGAATCAATGAAACTTATTCTTCCAGAAGAGTACCTGTATTTTCTCTCCTTCGTTAGGGGGAAGGAACTTGATATTGAACTTTTGATGTTTGTAAAGGATGCTTCTATTGCAGAACGTTATGAATTAAAGAACTTAAATGTCCACAATGCTTATGGATTAGATGTTGCAGATTTTGGTGTTATTCCTAAATATTTCACTGAAATTCCGTTACCTCCTGAGCAGTATTCTAAATTTATCCTAATTTCGATTGATGATAAGGAGTTTATGTATATACCTCCTTTTCCGGGGAAGACAAAGTCCGGTGTCACTTCAAAAAACCCATATCTTATAGTTCTGGTTGGTATATTGTTTGGTGTTGTATGGGAGCACACTCCAGAAGTGCCATTAAAATAG
- a CDS encoding ABC-type multidrug transport system, permease component (TIGRFAM: ABC transporter efflux protein, DrrB family), translating into MKDNNFLSMFTDVVKNGVKNKTSLGIAVIGPIVVMIILGYIITMAGTADTLNIGVVDQDQGLRNISVASKITEELKNQDDVNVISINLGDVNNSFKDRTIDAVLIFPENFTVNVALNKSTEITLIAEGTDQTKTALVNKAVLTSAMEVASQSGSTAMSVEIKNETYYAQDLGFVDLFIYRVMALDTMLLSMIIALFTILDDKRGNRFKRMSSSPVKAAIAYTLGCSVFAAIIVPIVLSYVIYVMGVTIVGDVVSVALILLLMALLGVSLGVLAAALARTERQAFGLLALFAVLQVLFSGMLVPVARFDYYVQWISYILPLTYGLDALKSVMIRGFSLGDVSTDLLAIFIIIIVVVILSAIGLRAGNNSTKKKVN; encoded by the coding sequence ATGAAGGATAACAATTTTTTATCCATGTTTACGGATGTTGTTAAGAATGGAGTTAAAAACAAAACCTCACTGGGAATAGCAGTAATTGGACCAATTGTTGTAATGATCATACTGGGCTATATAATCACCATGGCTGGAACTGCTGATACGCTGAATATTGGAGTTGTAGACCAGGATCAGGGACTTAGAAATATTAGTGTAGCTAGCAAGATAACTGAAGAGTTAAAAAATCAGGATGATGTTAATGTGATTTCCATTAACCTGGGTGATGTTAACAATTCGTTTAAGGACAGGACTATAGATGCTGTGCTGATTTTTCCTGAGAATTTCACTGTAAATGTCGCCCTGAATAAAAGTACAGAAATTACACTGATTGCTGAAGGCACAGACCAGACAAAAACCGCCCTTGTAAATAAAGCAGTCCTCACATCTGCCATGGAAGTAGCATCTCAAAGTGGCAGTACTGCCATGTCTGTGGAAATTAAAAATGAAACTTACTATGCCCAGGACCTAGGATTCGTAGATCTTTTCATATACCGTGTAATGGCTCTGGATACAATGCTCCTTTCCATGATTATTGCTCTTTTTACCATACTGGACGATAAAAGAGGAAACAGGTTTAAAAGGATGTCTTCTTCCCCAGTAAAAGCTGCTATTGCCTATACCTTAGGATGCAGTGTATTCGCTGCTATAATAGTGCCCATAGTGTTATCTTACGTAATTTATGTTATGGGCGTTACTATAGTGGGGGATGTGGTCAGTGTTGCATTAATTTTGCTTCTGATGGCTCTGTTAGGTGTATCCTTAGGTGTTCTTGCAGCAGCACTAGCTCGAACTGAAAGGCAGGCTTTTGGCTTGTTGGCTTTATTCGCAGTTTTACAGGTCTTATTCAGCGGCATGCTGGTGCCAGTGGCCCGATTTGATTATTATGTCCAGTGGATATCCTACATTCTGCCGTTGACTTATGGGTTGGATGCCCTGAAGAGTGTTATGATAAGGGGCTTCAGCCTGGGGGATGTAAGTACGGACCTCTTGGCCATATTCATTATAATCATTGTAGTTGTGATCTTGTCTGCAATTGGTTTAAGGGCGGGAAACAACTCAACCAAAAAGAAAGTTAATTAG
- a CDS encoding putative hydrolase or acyltransferase of alpha/beta superfamily, whose translation MDLFIKESGQENPETIIFLHGGGLAGWIWDEQVKTFQDYHCLIPDLPEHGQSAETKPFTIASAAEMVVDLIQTRTRNGKAHLVGLSLGAQIIVQILATHPEVVDHALINGTLIHGIPHQDVLLKLLNYTFKVYEPVKDTDFFIKANMRTYNISKSYFHKFKESTLQIKADSLDRILHENLFFKLPSGLEKANVPVLVMMGEKDYKVIKESARDLVKVLPNSSAYIVPGLGHVWNMESPELFNRVLRSWITGKPLPNTLWGLKF comes from the coding sequence ATGGATCTTTTCATTAAAGAATCAGGCCAGGAAAACCCTGAAACCATAATTTTCCTCCATGGTGGAGGTTTGGCTGGCTGGATATGGGATGAACAGGTAAAAACCTTCCAGGATTACCATTGCCTAATTCCAGACCTCCCCGAACACGGGCAGAGTGCAGAAACAAAACCATTCACCATTGCCAGTGCTGCTGAGATGGTAGTTGATCTCATCCAAACCCGAACGCGTAATGGAAAAGCCCATCTGGTGGGTTTGTCCCTGGGTGCACAGATCATCGTCCAGATACTGGCCACTCATCCCGAGGTAGTTGATCACGCACTCATCAATGGAACCTTGATTCATGGCATTCCCCACCAAGATGTACTTTTAAAACTTTTGAACTATACTTTTAAAGTTTATGAGCCGGTGAAAGACACGGATTTCTTTATAAAAGCCAACATGCGGACTTATAATATTTCTAAAAGTTATTTCCACAAGTTCAAGGAATCCACATTACAAATTAAAGCGGATTCATTGGATAGAATACTACACGAGAACCTGTTTTTTAAATTACCGTCTGGTCTGGAGAAAGCAAATGTCCCGGTTCTGGTTATGATGGGAGAAAAAGATTACAAAGTAATCAAGGAATCTGCCCGGGATTTAGTTAAGGTTCTTCCCAATTCTTCTGCTTATATTGTCCCTGGGTTGGGTCATGTTTGGAACATGGAATCACCCGAACTATTTAATCGGGTTTTACGTTCTTGGATTACTGGGAAACCTCTTCCAAATACTCTATGGGGTTTAAAATTTTGA
- a CDS encoding putative transcriptional regulator (PFAM: Transcriptional regulator PadR-like family) — MWDAFKNLHNEFHEKMEQMQRLGGLRVLILHVLDENGPGNGVEIMDAIQTHHESCNMSQRGHRSHSRPSPGSVYPMLKKMVNEGLLIKHDDGRYELTEKGNKILNRIYGRFKPQEKMDRGEYSITKALTEIEGYVSYLEDIKEEKLVPHGELIGELGERLKSIRESLQKE, encoded by the coding sequence ATGTGGGATGCATTTAAAAATCTTCACAATGAATTTCATGAAAAAATGGAGCAAATGCAACGATTAGGGGGTTTAAGGGTGTTAATACTCCATGTTCTGGATGAAAATGGTCCTGGAAATGGTGTGGAAATTATGGATGCTATCCAAACCCACCATGAATCCTGTAACATGTCCCAACGTGGCCACAGATCCCACTCCCGACCTTCACCCGGTTCTGTATATCCCATGCTCAAAAAAATGGTTAATGAAGGTCTCCTCATAAAACACGATGATGGAAGATATGAATTAACTGAAAAAGGAAATAAAATCCTCAATAGAATTTACGGGCGTTTTAAACCACAGGAAAAAATGGACCGTGGAGAATATTCCATAACCAAAGCATTAACCGAAATTGAAGGATATGTTTCTTATCTGGAAGATATTAAAGAAGAGAAACTGGTTCCCCATGGGGAATTAATAGGAGAATTGGGTGAAAGGCTGAAATCCATCAGGGAATCTCTCCAGAAAGAATAA
- a CDS encoding daunorubicin resistance ABC transporter ATP-binding subunit (PFAM: ABC transporter~TIGRFAM: daunorubicin resistance ABC transporter ATP-binding subunit) — protein MTEHAIELNNLTKKFGDFTAVDGLSLTVEEGEIFGFLGPNGAGKSTTIRMLCTLTQPTSGSARVAGFDLTKESDQVRQNIGLVAEKMIMYDRLTAAENLRFFGKLYSMPKQKLEERIDELLELVDMQEWKNTQISKFSTGMKQRINVIRALLPEPEILFMDEPTLGLDPQTTFSIRDITREINKNGMTIILTTHAMTEAEALSDRVAIIDHGKIAALDTPQNLKNMISHGDITIFGIKIDNLTRERIEKIRSLEMVTAVAQQDDYSLKVSAQGEDALNQIIDTIRGESGDIASLTNSNESTLEDVFLAVTGKHMRDQATEKPVNTHHGHRPAPKTRGR, from the coding sequence ATGACTGAACACGCTATAGAACTTAATAACCTTACTAAAAAGTTCGGTGATTTCACAGCAGTGGATGGCCTGTCACTGACAGTGGAGGAAGGGGAAATATTTGGATTTTTAGGCCCCAACGGTGCAGGTAAAAGTACCACTATTCGAATGCTGTGCACCCTCACCCAGCCAACATCAGGATCAGCCAGGGTTGCCGGATTTGATTTAACTAAAGAATCAGACCAGGTTCGCCAGAATATTGGTCTGGTGGCTGAAAAGATGATCATGTACGACCGCCTAACTGCAGCTGAAAACCTAAGGTTCTTCGGAAAACTTTATTCCATGCCCAAACAGAAGCTTGAAGAACGAATCGACGAATTACTGGAACTGGTGGACATGCAGGAATGGAAGAACACCCAGATCAGCAAGTTTTCAACCGGTATGAAGCAGAGGATCAACGTAATAAGGGCACTTCTACCTGAACCAGAGATACTGTTCATGGATGAACCCACACTGGGCTTGGACCCCCAGACCACCTTTTCCATAAGGGATATAACCCGGGAAATCAACAAAAACGGGATGACCATTATATTAACCACCCATGCCATGACCGAGGCAGAAGCACTCAGTGATCGGGTTGCCATAATTGATCACGGTAAAATTGCAGCTTTAGACACGCCACAAAACCTTAAAAACATGATATCCCATGGGGATATCACGATCTTTGGTATTAAGATTGACAACCTGACCCGGGAACGCATTGAAAAAATCAGATCCCTGGAAATGGTCACTGCAGTGGCACAGCAGGATGATTATAGTTTAAAGGTAAGTGCTCAGGGAGAAGATGCCCTGAACCAGATCATTGACACCATAAGGGGTGAAAGTGGAGATATAGCCTCCCTTACCAACAGCAATGAATCCACACTGGAAGATGTGTTCCTGGCAGTGACCGGTAAACACATGCGTGATCAGGCCACTGAAAAACCAGTTAACACCCATCATGGTCACAGACCAGCACCCAAAACGAGGGGAAGGTGA
- a CDS encoding ABC-type multidrug transport system, permease component (TIGRFAM: ABC transporter efflux protein, DrrB family): MVTDQHPKRGEGDIMDIIKILTDSYHVMAKDMLELKRNRMSLAALFMMPLLFLVMFGFIFPSGSTQQNMPMGLVNLDQGQGSNEFVAQMETINKNTSYMKFQNYSSVDDAKTAINKGKLYGVFIIPPGFSENLTNGQSADFTVYIDNSNPQISMQIQQVLSSTVSGMNNMKAEANVVGLGKATNQSVNPQAMIFPYIPNIQTTIPGQTNYFNFLAPGLMIMIVMMSVMTGIPEAISKEKEMGTFDGMLSAPISQLSVIIGKTAALCTRGLIQCIIILAIAIVLFGVTIQGSILLAFFMLLLGIFSFIGIGIMAISMSGDQASSTMIVNLLMFPMMFLGGIFYPIQQMPWFMQAISQVIPLTYAADAMRKIMLLNAGVGDVMNQIIILVAFGVVTMAIAVPLFRKSMTR; the protein is encoded by the coding sequence ATGGTCACAGACCAGCACCCAAAACGAGGGGAAGGTGATATTATGGATATTATTAAAATTCTAACGGATAGTTACCATGTAATGGCTAAGGACATGCTGGAACTTAAACGCAACCGAATGTCACTGGCAGCCCTGTTTATGATGCCATTACTCTTCTTGGTCATGTTTGGATTCATTTTTCCCAGTGGTAGCACCCAGCAGAACATGCCCATGGGGCTGGTTAACCTGGACCAGGGCCAGGGAAGCAATGAATTTGTAGCACAGATGGAGACCATTAATAAAAATACCAGCTATATGAAGTTTCAAAATTATTCCAGTGTAGATGATGCTAAAACTGCAATTAACAAAGGAAAACTGTATGGAGTGTTCATCATACCTCCGGGGTTCTCTGAAAATTTAACCAATGGACAATCAGCTGATTTCACAGTATACATTGATAACAGCAACCCTCAGATTTCCATGCAAATCCAGCAGGTACTATCCAGCACAGTAAGTGGAATGAACAATATGAAGGCCGAGGCTAATGTAGTGGGTCTTGGTAAGGCAACAAATCAGTCAGTTAATCCACAGGCTATGATCTTCCCCTACATACCCAATATTCAGACCACAATACCGGGCCAAACAAATTACTTTAACTTCCTGGCACCGGGCCTTATGATCATGATCGTGATGATGAGTGTTATGACCGGTATTCCAGAGGCCATCTCCAAAGAGAAGGAAATGGGTACATTTGATGGAATGTTATCGGCACCAATCAGCCAGCTCTCGGTTATTATTGGTAAAACTGCAGCACTGTGTACCAGAGGTTTAATCCAGTGTATAATAATTCTGGCCATTGCCATAGTTCTGTTTGGAGTTACCATCCAGGGAAGCATCCTGCTGGCATTCTTCATGCTCCTCCTGGGTATATTCAGCTTCATAGGAATAGGAATAATGGCAATATCCATGTCCGGAGATCAGGCTTCAAGTACCATGATTGTGAACCTGCTAATGTTCCCTATGATGTTCCTGGGAGGGATTTTTTATCCAATTCAACAGATGCCCTGGTTCATGCAGGCTATTTCACAGGTAATCCCCCTGACTTATGCCGCTGATGCAATGCGTAAAATAATGCTATTAAATGCAGGTGTGGGGGATGTGATGAATCAAATAATCATACTGGTAGCGTTTGGAGTGGTTACCATGGCCATTGCAGTGCCACTTTTCAGGAAATCAATGACCAGATAA